One window from the genome of Amycolatopsis sp. NBC_01480 encodes:
- a CDS encoding ABC transporter substrate-binding protein: MHLRNSTVVATAALLLLGGLTACSSTTAASGPAPVPAAVSPADLAKVTLRVGDQKGGVKSLLTAANQLGAVPYRIEWSTFTSGPPLLEAASAGAIDLGRVGNTPPIFAAASKAKISVVSVAKSNVEREAILVPPDSPLPNVQALKGKTIAVAKGSSAHGQLLNTLKNAGLTTKDVKLSFLQPSEAYAAFTQHQVDAWAIWDPYTAQAQIDAHARVLADGRGSSNGLAFETASTAALADPGKNAAIKDFVTRVVKAQLWSNSHHDEWAKVWAAETGISLAVAQKSVDAGRDVPTPLDDSVVASEQQLADAFTEDKTLPGKVDFAQFADRRYGPEIEAARSNG, encoded by the coding sequence GTGCACCTGCGTAACTCGACGGTGGTGGCGACGGCGGCCCTGCTGCTGCTGGGCGGGCTGACCGCCTGCTCGTCCACCACCGCGGCGAGCGGGCCCGCGCCCGTGCCCGCCGCCGTTTCCCCGGCCGACCTGGCGAAGGTGACTTTGCGCGTCGGCGACCAGAAGGGCGGCGTGAAGTCCTTGCTCACGGCCGCGAACCAGCTCGGCGCCGTGCCGTACCGGATCGAATGGTCGACGTTCACCTCCGGGCCGCCGCTGCTGGAGGCGGCCTCGGCCGGCGCGATCGACCTCGGCCGGGTGGGCAACACACCGCCGATCTTCGCGGCCGCGTCGAAGGCGAAGATCTCCGTGGTCAGCGTCGCGAAGAGCAATGTGGAGCGTGAGGCGATCCTGGTCCCGCCGGACTCGCCGCTGCCGAATGTCCAGGCGCTCAAGGGAAAGACCATCGCCGTGGCCAAGGGCAGCTCCGCGCACGGGCAGCTGCTGAACACGCTGAAGAACGCCGGGCTGACGACCAAGGACGTCAAGCTCTCCTTCCTGCAGCCCTCGGAGGCGTACGCGGCGTTCACCCAGCACCAGGTGGACGCGTGGGCGATCTGGGACCCGTACACCGCACAGGCGCAGATCGACGCCCACGCCCGCGTGCTCGCCGACGGCCGCGGCAGCTCCAACGGGCTCGCGTTCGAGACCGCGAGCACCGCGGCGCTGGCCGACCCCGGCAAGAACGCGGCGATCAAGGACTTCGTGACGCGGGTGGTCAAGGCCCAGCTGTGGTCCAACTCCCACCACGACGAGTGGGCCAAGGTCTGGGCCGCCGAGACCGGGATTTCCCTTGCGGTGGCGCAGAAGTCGGTGGACGCCGGGCGTGACGTGCCGACGCCGCTGGACGATTCCGTCGTCGCTTCTGAGCAGCAGCTGGCGGATGCCTTCACCGAAGACAAGACCCTCCCGGGAAAGGTGGACTTCGCCCAGTTCGCCGACCGTCGTTACGGCCCGGAGATCGAAGCCGCGAGGAGCAACGGATGA
- a CDS encoding ABC transporter ATP-binding protein: MASPLTAPVVEVRGLTKSFGDRTVLSGLNLEIGRGEFVALLGRSGSGKSTLLRVLAGLDGEIEGAAEVDGTVSVAFQQPRLLPWRKVWRNVVLGLRRDGRSQARNRAIAERAIAEVQLAAHADDWPLTLSGGEAQRLSLARALVREPDLLLLDEPFGALDALTRIAMHRLVEDLWRKHSPAVLLVTHDVDEALLLADRILVLDEGRIVAEHVLGHARPRTLTDHAGVRTRVLADLGVTEGAPA, translated from the coding sequence ATGGCGAGCCCGCTGACCGCACCGGTGGTCGAGGTCCGGGGCCTGACCAAGAGTTTCGGTGACCGGACCGTCCTGAGTGGACTGAACCTGGAGATCGGCCGCGGCGAGTTCGTGGCGCTGCTGGGCCGCAGCGGCTCCGGCAAGTCCACGCTGCTGCGCGTCCTCGCCGGGCTGGACGGCGAGATCGAGGGTGCCGCCGAGGTGGACGGCACGGTGTCCGTCGCCTTCCAGCAGCCGCGGTTGCTGCCGTGGCGGAAGGTCTGGCGCAACGTCGTGCTCGGGCTGCGCCGCGACGGCCGGTCCCAGGCCCGCAACCGCGCGATCGCCGAACGCGCGATCGCCGAGGTACAGCTGGCCGCCCACGCCGACGACTGGCCGCTGACCCTGTCCGGCGGCGAGGCCCAGCGCCTCTCGCTGGCCCGGGCGCTGGTGCGCGAGCCGGACCTGCTGCTGCTCGACGAGCCGTTCGGCGCACTCGACGCGCTCACCCGGATCGCGATGCACCGGCTCGTCGAAGACCTGTGGCGCAAGCATTCCCCGGCCGTGCTGCTGGTGACCCACGACGTCGACGAGGCGCTGCTGCTCGCCGACCGGATCCTCGTGCTCGACGAGGGCCGGATCGTCGCCGAACACGTCCTCGGCCACGCCCGGCCGCGGACGCTGACCGACCACGCCGGCGTGCGCACGCGCGTGCTGGCCGACCTGGGAGTGACCGAAGGTGCACCTGCGTAA